CTACTACAGCTTTACTGTGAAGTACCCCCGTTTCCGTGTATGCCATGTGATGAGCCATCTTTCCAGCTCCGACACGGATCCGGAGTACAGCAATTACCAGAAAGAGCGTTTCAGCACGTTCATAACGAAAAATCATATCAAATCAAACACCAGCCTGCTGAACTCATCCGGCATCGCAAACATCAGGAATGAATTCTCCCTCGTGCGGCCCGGTATCATGCTCTACGGTTATCTTTACGGCAACAATGAGGTTGCCTTAAAGAAAGTTATGAGGATATACTCAAAAGTGGTTCATATAAAACAGATAGCCGGAGGTGAAACCGTCAGCTACAACAGGCGCTTCACCGCGGACAGGGATATGACCATAGGGGTTGTCCCCATAGGATACGCAGACGGCTATTCCAGACGCTTTTCAAACCGTGCTGAGATGCGCGTAAACGGTGTTAACTGCCCGGTTATCGGAACCGTCTGTATGGATATGACAATGATAGATCTCTCAAATGTTCCTCTTAACGGCTCATACCCGGAGGTGGAAGTTCTGGGAGATAATATAACTGCTGATAAATGGGCGGAACTTGCGGACACTATCAGCTATGAGGTTCTATGCGGTATTTCTGACAGAATACCCAGAATCTACAAAGACTAAAGGAGAAGTTCCTTCACAATGAACGGAATTCTGGCATTCATAGGCAGACCCTTTACAGTGATGAGCGTGGGCGCGGGCAGACTGTTTCTGCTTTTCTGGGAAACGCTGCGTGTAGCTTTTGTTCCCCCGTACAGATTCAGGCTGTTTATAAAGCAGGTTGAGTTCATAGGCGTAAACTCGCTTTCCGTCATAATACTCACCGGAAGCTTCACCGGGATGGTCTTCGCCTTTCAGAGCTATATAGGTTTCAGTAAGTTCGGCGCGGAATATCTGGTGGGAACGGTTGTAACCCTCGGTATGGCGCGGGAACTGGGGCCTGTTCTCTCAGCAATAATGGTGGCCGCGAGGGCAGGCTCTGCCATCACAGCCGAAATAGGCACAATGAAAGTTACCGAGCAGATAGACGCACTCTCCTCACTGGCGGTTGATCCGGTGCAGTATCTCTTTGTACCCCGCATCCTCGCGGGTGTTTTTGTGATGCCTCTGCTCAATGCTGTTGCCGTGTTCTGCGGTACAGTCGGGGGTATTTTCGTCGGGGTAACTATTCTGGGAATAAACAAAACTCTCTATATGGAGAATATGTACCGCTACATAGACCTTTCAGACTTCATAAACGGAATGGTAAAATCTGTTGTGTTCGGCCTTCTGGTAACCCTTGTGGGCTGCTACAAAGGCTACTACACATCGGGCGGAGCGGAAGGCGTGGGCAAAGCCACCACAGAGTCCGTGGTTCTGGCATGCATTCTTATACTTGTTTTTGACTATATCCTCACGGCATTCATGTTTTAGGCGGTCTCATGGAATTTGCGATAGAACTGAAAGACGTACATAAAAGCTTCGGTGAATACAAAATCCATAAAGGGATTAATATTCAGGTTCATAAAAACGCCATAACCTACATTATAGGCCCCTCCGGAACAGGAAAAAGCGTCCTCCTCAAGCAGATGTGCGGCCTCATGCCACCCACGAAAGGGGATGTGCT
Above is a genomic segment from Geovibrio ferrireducens containing:
- the alr gene encoding alanine racemase, translating into MQKKIESLRPTYAQIDLNAFAHNIEQARSLSGTDIIAIIKADGYGHGALPLAEYAWKRCGVKRFGVATLFEGIILREHLGREPMIFLLGYVDQYLHDEMFSNNLIPAVFDDEIASAYHAYLAKHDRTADITLKIDTGMHRLGYQPDMDYYSFTVKYPRFRVCHVMSHLSSSDTDPEYSNYQKERFSTFITKNHIKSNTSLLNSSGIANIRNEFSLVRPGIMLYGYLYGNNEVALKKVMRIYSKVVHIKQIAGGETVSYNRRFTADRDMTIGVVPIGYADGYSRRFSNRAEMRVNGVNCPVIGTVCMDMTMIDLSNVPLNGSYPEVEVLGDNITADKWAELADTISYEVLCGISDRIPRIYKD
- a CDS encoding MlaE family ABC transporter permease codes for the protein MNGILAFIGRPFTVMSVGAGRLFLLFWETLRVAFVPPYRFRLFIKQVEFIGVNSLSVIILTGSFTGMVFAFQSYIGFSKFGAEYLVGTVVTLGMARELGPVLSAIMVAARAGSAITAEIGTMKVTEQIDALSSLAVDPVQYLFVPRILAGVFVMPLLNAVAVFCGTVGGIFVGVTILGINKTLYMENMYRYIDLSDFINGMVKSVVFGLLVTLVGCYKGYYTSGGAEGVGKATTESVVLACILILVFDYILTAFMF